In Mustelus asterias chromosome 30, sMusAst1.hap1.1, whole genome shotgun sequence, a genomic segment contains:
- the LOC144480896 gene encoding putative G-protein coupled receptor 139 produces the protein MPSTIFGFEQRAEVTDDSSKSNCYSRGFVGRVRMDPMSSRRLIILWFVLELRFKLHFTSWERMHGPAKGLFFAIFYPILAAIGVPANLVTIVILSRGRCGLSRCITYYLIAIALTDFLVIITTIILNRIGRIYFQNSVLSTTPACTLSNLLVYFARDMSVWLTVAFTIDRFVAICCQSLKTRYCTDKTSLLVIGIVCALSCVRNVPFYFTYQPLYTLHGVPWFCAFKSSYYTLPAWQAYDWLDCILTPFLPFFLILLLNALTVKHILAASRARRRLRGTESHRDPEMANRKRSIILLFAIALSFLLLWFTFIAHFLYVRITGEGYRTSLDFKDPRYIFQEAANMLQLVSSCNNVFIYAVAQTKFREDLKKVLLCPFTTLTG, from the exons ATGACAGCAGTAAATCGAACTGCTATTCCAGAGGTTTTgttgggagagtcagaatggatcCCATGTCGTCCCGTCGTCTCATTATATTGTGGTTTGTACTCG AGCTCAGGTTTAAGCTTCATTTCACTTCCTGGGAGAGGATGCATGGACCAGCGAAAGGTCTCTTCTTCGCCATTTTTTATcccattctcgctgccattggtgttcctg CCAACTTGGTGACGATCGTAATCTTATCCCGAGGACGTTGCGGACTGTCACGCTGCATCACCTACTACCTGATCGCGATAGCATTGACTGATTTCCTTGTCATCATCACCACCATAATCCTCAACCGGATTGGCCGCATCTACTTTCAGAACAGCGTCCTGTCTACCACCCCCGCATGCACACTCAGCAATCTGCTGGTCTATTTTGCCCGGGATATGTCCGTCTGGTTGACAGTGGCTTTCACCATCGACCGTTTTGTGGCCATCTGCTGCCAGAGCCTGAAGACCAGATACTGCACCGATAAAACATCATTGCTGGTCATAGGAATAGTCTGTGCCCTGAGCTGTGTCAGGAATGTCCCTTTCTACTTCACTTACCAGCCCTTGTACACCCTGCACGGGGTGCCCTGGTTCTGTGCTTTTAAGTCCAGCTATTACACGCTGCCCGCCTGGCAGGCCTATGACTGGCTGGACTGCATCTTAACTCCGTTTCTCCCGTTCTTCCTCATCCTGCTTCTTAACGCTCTAACCGTAAAACACATCTTAGCggccagcagagcccgcaggagactccggggcaCTGAGAGTCACAGGGACCCAGAGATGGCCAACCGCAAGAGGTCCATCATCCTGCTCTTCGCCATCGCCCTCAGCTTCCTCCTCCTCTGGTTCACCTTTATCGCACACTTCCTCTATGTGCGGATTACAGGTGAGGGCTACCGCACCAGCCTGGATTTCAAAGACCCACGGTACATTTTTCAGGAAGCAGCAAACATGCTCCAGCTAGTCAGTTCCTGCAACAACGTCTTCATCTACGCAGTCGCCCAGACCAAGTTCCGAGAGGACCTGAAGAAGGTTCTGCTCTGCCCCTTCACCACGCTCACTGGCTAA